Proteins encoded by one window of Arachis ipaensis cultivar K30076 chromosome B04, Araip1.1, whole genome shotgun sequence:
- the LOC110271552 gene encoding uncharacterized protein LOC110271552, translating into MADNNDNIDKVLIFPPPSLVAKAAFSRWSSTRYSSPSKVTFTTGNPTEPTPVSNMLFRPQLSRRNSSDMVLEPFRKGRMVTFRDNFDDEEQDDEDGSRPDGNRTLTIREAVTAQEAAEAAAAGEVVGEGEEDEVAQPVMMSLMDLLEEIDREMGLERSRYILNDDEKFVEDEEDEDGDGDNLEYRLYDKGH; encoded by the coding sequence ATGGCTGACAACAACGATAACATTGATAAAGTCTTAATCTTCCCTCCCCCTTCACTCGTAGCTAAGGCCGCCTTCTCTCGCTGGAGTTCCACCCGCTATAGCTCTCCATCCAAGGTCACATTCACCACCGGCAACCCCACAGAGCCAACCCCTGTCAGCAACATGCTATTCCGGCCTCAACTTTCACGACGGAACTCCTCCGACATGGTGTTGGAGCCGTTTCGGAAGGGGCGCATGGTGACGTTCCGGGATAACTTCGACGACGAGGAGCAGGACGACGAGGATGGGTCACGTCCGGATGGCAATAGGACACTAACAATAAGAGAGGCAGTTACAGCACAAGAGGCGGCAGAGGCGGCTGCTGCAGGGGAGGTTGTTGGAGAGGGAGAGGAAGACGAGGTAGCACAACCAGTGATGATGTCACTGATGGACTTGTTGGAGGAGATTGACAGAGAGATGGGGCTTGAAAGATCGAGGTACATTCTGAATGATGATGAGAAATTTGTTGAGGATGAGGAAGATGAGGATGGTGATGGTGATAACTTGGAATATAGATTATATGATAAAGGTCATTGA
- the LOC107636933 gene encoding receptor-like protein 12, which translates to MDKLHATDSDLSLITDKAAASYDDEEEDNIMVELDSTLEASLFYNKGERPRLEFGFQQLCLFHTIIVKLKNLRHLDLSNAGFCGQIPKGIFHIQTLKTLDVSNNEDLEGSLPEFLQLGQLDTLILSNTNFSGQLVSSISNWKQLSTLDLSNCQFNGTLPDSLSELTNLVHLDLSYNRFSGPIPSFNKSKNLQYLSLLQNELAGTILSTQWEELSNLCIINLGDNFFSGKIPKSLFTIPSLQEFTLSDNGFEGLLDEFQNATASTLELVDLSINKLEGPIPLSLFGLKRLSLLNLSSNKFNGTIHLDTIHKQLPYLSVLGLSNNKLSVEITDDDSSLSSFPNLTNVLLASCNLKKFPSFLKNQPKLFDLDLSSNLIQGPIPEWIWKFDSMVALNLSNNLLTDLEGPLKNPNSSLMMIDLHSNQIRGSIPYFTKYAVHLDLSNNKFSFVPPHIEKYLSFMFFLSLSNNSFQGKIPESFCNCSSIRVLDLSHNNFDGPIPKCLIARNNTLRLLNLAGNKLSGHIYDTIFSSTCNLRYLDLNANLLRGTIPKSLANCRKLEVLNLGNNILSDEFPCFLGNITSLQVLVLRSNRLHGPIDCSHNTSHWKMLRVVDLASNKFIGILPGKLLQSWTAMMDDENYARENGGYLFFNMYDFGHYIHFNDMLALINIAIVKRLAKIFANDPPFMFDDMLNYATKGNQLPYGGTYLDSVTVVNKGMQMKLVKIFSIFTSLDFSSNQFEGSIPEELMSLKALNVLNMSHNAFSGHIPSSLGNLTALESLDLSNNTLFGEIPTEISSLTFLAVLNLSFNHLEGEIPTGTQIQSFDIYSFEGNEGLCGPPLTNNCGDDGVQGLPPEPSASSETHNSIDWNFLSAELGFTFGIGVIILPLIFWKKWRLWYSKHVDDLLWRIIPHLDFVYEQRGQHKYRTLRWISA; encoded by the coding sequence CTTGAATTTGGCTTTCAACAACTTTGCCTCTTTCATACCATCATTGTAAAGCTGAAGAATTTGAGGCATTTGGACTTATCTAATGCTGGATTTTGCGGCCAAATTCCAAAGGGTATCTTCCACATTCAAACTCTGAAGACGCTTGATGTATCAAATAATGAAGATCTTGAGGGATCCTTACCAGAATTCCTACAACTTGGACAACTTGACACATTGATTCTTAGCAACACAAATTTTTCTGGACAGTTAGTAAGTTCTATTTCTAATTGGAAACAGTTGTCAACTTTAGATCTTTCTAACTGTCAATTCAATGGGACACTTCCTGATTCTTTATCTGAACTCACCAATTTGGTCCATCTAGACTTGTCATACAATAGATTCAGTGGTCCTATTCCATCTTTCAATAAGTCCAAGAATCTCCAATATTTGTCTCTTCTTCAAAATGAACTGGCCGGAACAATTCTTTCTACTCAATGGGAAGAACTTTCAAATCTCTGCATAATCAATTTAGGAGATAACTTCTTTAGTGGTAAGATTCCCAAAAGTCTCTTTACAATTCCATCACTACAAGAATTTACTCTATCTGATAATGGTTTTGAGGGTCTCTTGGATGAATTCCAAAATGCAACAGCTTCCACATTAGAGTTGGTTGATTTGAGTATCAACAAATTAGAAGGGCCTATTCCTTTGTCTTTATTTGGTCTTAAAAGACTTAGCCTCCTCAATCTTTCATCAAATAAATTCAATGGAACTATACATCTAGATACAATTCACAAACAACTACCGTATCTAAGTGTATTAGGCCTTTCAAATAATAAACTGTCAGTTGAAATAACTGATGATGATTCTAGCCTTTCATCCTTTCCTAACCTGACAAATGTATTGTTGGCTTCTTGCAATTTAAAGAAATTTCCAAGTTTCTTGAAGAATCAACCAAAGTTATTTGATTTAGACCTATCCAGCAACTTGATTCAAGGGCCAATACCTGAATGGATCTGGAAATTTGATTCCATGGTTGCCCTGAATCTTTCCAACAATCTTCTCACAGATTTGGAAGGCCCTTTGAAAAATCCGAATTCAAGTCTTATGATGATTGATCTTCACTCCAACCAAATTCGCGGGTCAATTCCATATTTCACAAAATATGCTGTACATTTGGACTTGTCAAACAATAAATTCAGCTTTGTCCCACCTCACATTGAAAAGTATCTTTCCTTCATGTTTTTCCTCTCCTTATCAAACAACAGCTTTCAGGGAAAAATTCCTGAATCCTTTTGTAACTGTTCTTCTATTAGAGTGCTTGATCTTTCACATAATAACTTTGATGGCCCCATTCCCAAGTGTTTGATAGCAAGAAATAATACTCTTAGATTACTGAATCTTGCTGGAAATAAACTCTCAGGTCATATATATGACACAATATTCTCAAGTACATGTAATTTAAGGTATCTTGATCTTAATGCAAATCTACTTAGAGGTACCATACCAAAATCACTAGCCAATTGCCGAAAGCTAGAGGTACTAAACTTGGGAAACAATATTTTGAGTGATGAATTTCCTTGCTTCTTGGGCAACATTACGAGCTTGCAAGTACTAGTTTTAAGGTCGAACAGACTGCATGGACCTATTGATTGCAGCCACAACACAAGTCATTGGAAGATGCTTCGTGTTGTTGATCTAGCCTCAAATAAATTCATCGGCATACTACCTGGAAAACTCTTGCAAAGTTGGACAGCTATGATGGATGATGAAAATTACGCAAGGGAAAATGGAGGCTACTTGTTTTTTAACATGTATGATTTTGGTCATTATATTCATTTCAATGATATGTTAGCACTGATCAACATTGCTATTGTCAAAAGATTGGCCAAGATCTTTGCAAATGACCCTCCTTTTATGTTTGATGACATGTTGAATTATGCAACCAAAGGCAATCAATTGCCATATGGAGGAACCTACTTGGATTCAGTTACAGTTGTCAACAAAGGGATGCAAATGAAGTTGGTCAAAATTTTCTCAATCTTCACTTCCTTGGATTTCTCATCCAACCAATTTGAAGGTTCAATACCAGAAGAGCTTATGAGTTTGAAAGCTCTGAATGTACTCAACATGTCACACAATGCTTTCTCTGGCCACATTCCATCATCCTTAGGAAATTTAACTGCGCTTGAGTCTTTAGACCTATCAAATAACACTTTGTTTGGAGAGATTCCAACAGAGATTTCAAGTTTAACTTTTCTTGCAGTGTTGAATCTATCCTTTAATCATTTGGAGGGGGAAATTCCAACAGGAACACAAATTCAATCTTTTGATATCTATTCCTTTGAAGGCAATGAAGGTTTATGTGGACCTCCTCTAACTAATAATTGTGGCGATGATGGAGTTCAAGGGTTGCCACCAGAACCATCAGCATCTTCTGAAACACATAACTCAATTGATTGGAATTTCTTAAGTGCTGAATTGGGATTCACTTTTGGGATTGGTGTTATCATTCTTCCCCTTATCTTCTGGAAGAAATGGAGATTGTGGTATTCGAAGCATGTGGATGATTTGCTTTGGAGGATCATTCCTCATCTTGATTTCGTATATGAACAACGTGGACAACACAAGTACAGAACTCTAAGGTGGATATCTGCATGA